A segment of the Bacillus licheniformis DSM 13 = ATCC 14580 genome:
AGGATTGCGCTTTTCCTTGCCGTACTTGGCGTCGTATCAAAAGGTATGCAGATTAATCCGGATAATCCGCCGGCATCAGTATTCCAGCATGCCGCAGGAAATGTCGGATACAAAATCTTCGGCCTCGTCATGTGGAGCGCTGCTATTACATCCGTGATCGGTGCTGCTTATACGTCGGTATCATTCTTTAAAACGTTTTCTCCGAAAATCGAAAAGAATTCACGCGGCATTATAATTGTCTTTATTATTGTATCAACGCTTTGCTTTGTAACAATTGGAAAGCCGGTCAACCTTCTCGTTCTTGCCGGCGCATTAAACGGCTTAATCTTGCCGATCGCACTAGGCTCCCTTTTAATCGGCGCACATAAGAAGAATGTCATCGGCGACTACAGGCATCCGATCTGGCTTACAATTCCGGGCATTCTGGTCGTTATTGTCATGGCCATCATGGGAGGCTATACGTTAATCAATGAAATTCCTAAGTTATGGGGATGATCTCGTTGCATGTAAATGAAATGCGTCCTGACGAAGTCAGGGCTCTGATTCGAAAAGGGGAAATAACGGGTCCGACAGCCGGCATGGCCGGGGGTTTTACCCAGGCAAACCTGGTGATTTTGAAAAAAGAGCTCGCTTTTGAGTTCTTGCTGTTTTGCCAGCGCAATCAAAAGCCGTGTCCGATTCTTGATGTCACGGACCCCGGATCTCCGGTTCCGTCCATCACGGCGCCGGACGCTGATATCCGCACCGATTTTCCAAAATACCGCGTATACAAGCGTGGCGAATTGGCGGATGAAGTGACAGATATCTCTTCTTTATGGGAAGACGACATGGTCGGTTTTTTAATCGGCTGCAGCTTTACGTTCGAACAAGCGTTAATGAATAACGGAATCCCTGTCAGACACATTGAAGAAAAGCGAAATGTCCCGATGTATCAAACGAATATTCCTTGTGTCCCGGCAGGCCGTTTTCAAGGGCCTATGGTCGTCAGCATGAGGCCGGTTCCGGAAGAGCAGGCGGTGCGAGCCGTTCAGGTTACATCAAGGCTTCCCGCCGTTCACGGAGGGCCTGTCCATATCGGCAGTCCAGAAGCCATCGGTATAACAGACATCGCAAAACCCGATTTCGGCGATGCGGTAACGATAAAAAAAGGGGAAGTTCCGGTATTCTGGGCTTGCGGCGTCACCCCTCAGGCAGTCGCAATGCACGCAAGGCCGGAGCTGATGATTACGCATTCGCCCGGCCATATGCTGGTTACCGATGTTCGGGATGAACAATTTGGTGTGTTATAGGATTTCAAAATCAATACAGAGCGGTTTATCTGTATTGATTTTTAATTTAAGGGGATGAAAGGCAAGGTGAAACAGAATTGAAAAATCTTTCGAATGCGACAATGTCTCCGCTCGGCGACTCCGCGGTTATCATCCAGCTTGGAGAGGGGATAAGCGAACAGACGCACCGTGTCGTCAGCGCGCTGACAAAGCGGATTGAAAACGATCCGTTTCCCGGTTTTATTGAGTGTGTGCCGGCTTTCACGAGTGTGACCGTTTTCTATCAGCCATTTGAAGTATACCGCAAGATGGAGAGCGGCAAGGCTGTTGATTCTCCGTATGAAAAGGTAAAAGCCCTCCTCGACCATCATCTCCAAGAGCTCACAATGGAAGAAGAGACAGATCAGCGCACGGTGGAAATTCCGGTTTGTTACGGCGGCCGTTTCGGCCCTGATTTGGAGGAAGTGGCCGACATCAACGGCCTGACTGCACAGGAAGTCATCGATATTCACACCTCGGGTGAGTACCTCGTTTATATGATCGGCTTTGCGCCGGGCTTCCCTTACCTAGGCGGAATGTCTGAAAAGATAGCCGCACCGCGGCGGTCATCTCCTCGGACTTCGATTCCCGCCGGTTCAGTCGGAATAGCCGGCATGCAAACAGGCGTCTATCCCCTTTCAACGCCGGGCGGCTGGCAGCTGATCGGCAATACGCCGCTTGAATTATTCAAGCCTTATGAACAGCCTCCGAGCCTTCTGAGAGCAGGGGATATCGTGAAATTTGTCAGCGTGACAGAAGAGGAGTATCACGCGCTGAAGGAGGGGAAATCTTGAGCATAGAAGTGTTAAAGCCGGGTCTGATGACAACGGTTCAAGACTTGGGCCGCACAGGTTTTCAAAAATACGGCGTGCTTGTCAGCGGTGCCATGGATGCCGATTCTTTGCGGATTGCCAATCTGCTCGCGGGGAACAGCCAGAACGAAGCTGCGCTTGAAGTGACGCTGATGGGGCCGGGGCCGTCTCTCCGCTTTCAAAAACCTGCTCTTATAGCGGTGACGGGCGCTGACTTTTCACTGATGGTAAATGACGAAGAAGTCCCGCTTTGGCGCCCGGTTTTCATCAAAGAGGGCAGCGTGTTGACATTCGGCATGTGCAAGCGCGGAAGCCGTGCATATATGGCAGTGGCCGGGGGAATTGATGTGCCGCCTGTAATGGAAAGCAAAAGCACATATGTCAGAGCAGGACTCGGCGGCTTTCAAGGAAGGGCGCTTCAAAAGGGAGACGTGTTATCGCTAGGCAGCCCGACGCCGTTGTCGGAAGCGCTGCACAGAAAGCTCGCAGACGAGGGCAAAGAACGGGGCTTTGCGGCTCCGAAGTGGGCTGTCGACCGCAAATATTTTCTCCCGCTAAAAAAGAACCCGGTCATTCGTGTCATCAAAGGCGATCAGTTTGCTTGCTTTACCTCATCATCACAAGAGCGCTTTTTCGCGGGTCCATTCCGGGTGACGGCTAAATCCGACCGGATGGGGTACCGTCTTCAAGGAGAGGCGCTCGAACTCACTCAGCCTCTGGAAATGATCTCTGAAGCGGTATCATTCGGAACGATTCAAGTGCCGCCCGACGGCAATCCGATCGTTCTTCTCGCAGACAGGCAGACAGCGGGCGGATACCCGAGAATCGCCCATATCGCATCAGCTGATTTTTCTCAGGTCACGCAGATGATGCCGGGCGAGCAGGTGCAGTTTCAGCTTGTCAGCCTTCAGGAAGCAGAGCGCGTTTACATCGAACGGGAGACGAAAATCAGCGAACTTTCTGCCCGATTGAAGCTTGAATACATGTTATGATAGGTGTGATGTGTATCAGGAGGGGGAAGGCATGGAACATAAAAACAAAACAGTCGTCAAAGCCATGACCCTGCTCAATCTGTTCCTGACGAGAGAAAGGCTCTCGCTGGGCGACATGATTGAGCTGACAGGCATGCCGAAAACATCTGTCTACCGCATGGTTTGTTCTCTCGAAGAAATGGGTTTTCTCGACCGCGACGAGAACGGGATGTATAGCTTAGGACTGCTGTTTTTGCAATACGGCCACCTTGTTTCAGAAAGGCTTGATATTCGAAAAATCGCTCTGCCCATCATGGAAGAACTCCGCGATGACGTGGATGAAGCCGTCCATTTAATTGTAAGGCAGGGAAATGAAGCAATGTATATAGAAAAAATTGAGGGCACGCAGACCGTTCGCCTCTATACAGCGATCGGGAGGCGGTCCCCTTTATATGCCGGAGCCTGTGCGAGAAGCATTCTGACGTTTTTGCCTGAAGAGGAGCGGGATGCCTATATCGAGCAAACAGAGCTGGTGCCGATCGCTTCCGGCACGATCCGGGACAAGGCTGAGCTGATCCGCATTGTGGACGAGTCGTACCGGAGCGGCTGC
Coding sequences within it:
- a CDS encoding putative hydro-lyase, coding for MRPDEVRALIRKGEITGPTAGMAGGFTQANLVILKKELAFEFLLFCQRNQKPCPILDVTDPGSPVPSITAPDADIRTDFPKYRVYKRGELADEVTDISSLWEDDMVGFLIGCSFTFEQALMNNGIPVRHIEEKRNVPMYQTNIPCVPAGRFQGPMVVSMRPVPEEQAVRAVQVTSRLPAVHGGPVHIGSPEAIGITDIAKPDFGDAVTIKKGEVPVFWACGVTPQAVAMHARPELMITHSPGHMLVTDVRDEQFGVL
- the pxpB gene encoding 5-oxoprolinase subunit PxpB; its protein translation is MSPLGDSAVIIQLGEGISEQTHRVVSALTKRIENDPFPGFIECVPAFTSVTVFYQPFEVYRKMESGKAVDSPYEKVKALLDHHLQELTMEEETDQRTVEIPVCYGGRFGPDLEEVADINGLTAQEVIDIHTSGEYLVYMIGFAPGFPYLGGMSEKIAAPRRSSPRTSIPAGSVGIAGMQTGVYPLSTPGGWQLIGNTPLELFKPYEQPPSLLRAGDIVKFVSVTEEEYHALKEGKS
- a CDS encoding biotin-dependent carboxyltransferase family protein; translated protein: MSIEVLKPGLMTTVQDLGRTGFQKYGVLVSGAMDADSLRIANLLAGNSQNEAALEVTLMGPGPSLRFQKPALIAVTGADFSLMVNDEEVPLWRPVFIKEGSVLTFGMCKRGSRAYMAVAGGIDVPPVMESKSTYVRAGLGGFQGRALQKGDVLSLGSPTPLSEALHRKLADEGKERGFAAPKWAVDRKYFLPLKKNPVIRVIKGDQFACFTSSSQERFFAGPFRVTAKSDRMGYRLQGEALELTQPLEMISEAVSFGTIQVPPDGNPIVLLADRQTAGGYPRIAHIASADFSQVTQMMPGEQVQFQLVSLQEAERVYIERETKISELSARLKLEYML
- a CDS encoding IclR family transcriptional regulator encodes the protein MEHKNKTVVKAMTLLNLFLTRERLSLGDMIELTGMPKTSVYRMVCSLEEMGFLDRDENGMYSLGLLFLQYGHLVSERLDIRKIALPIMEELRDDVDEAVHLIVRQGNEAMYIEKIEGTQTVRLYTAIGRRSPLYAGACARSILTFLPEEERDAYIEQTELVPIASGTIRDKAELIRIVDESYRSGCTVSHSELEDYTSAIAAPIFNHKREVAAGISIAGFEARFQKDRLPYLTERVKKAALDISRKLGF